The following proteins are co-located in the Micromonospora coriariae genome:
- a CDS encoding replication-associated recombination protein A, whose amino-acid sequence MESDALFSLGAPAGPRSAPAGSAGVDGFTPVADDSPLPVRMRPANLDELVGQDHLLAPGAPLRQLVSGGAPMSVILWGPPGSGKTTIAHLVAAATDRRFVAMSALSAGVKDVRAVIETARRQRRSGGPQTVLFIDEVHRFSKTQQDSLLAAVEDRTVTLLAATTENPYFSVISPLLSRCVLLTLQPLDDEAVRGLLRRAVADERGLGGTLTLAAEAEDHLVRLAAGDVRKALTALEAAAASATALGVGRIDLATAEQAVDVAAVRYDRDGDAHYDVVSAFIKSMRGSDVDAAVHWLARMLVAGEDARFIARRLVIFASEDVGMADPAALSVATAAAHAVEYVGLPEAQLNLAQAVIHLATAPKSNSATTAIGAAIADVRAGKGGPVPRGLRDAHYAGARGLGHGTGYRYPHDDQRGVVTQQYVPDDLVGTDYYRPSPHGAERSVATRLPLLRRIVRGLPAPAAPPAGSPVTAQTAPALADEKVRPAGTAGPGTMQDSGTNAAGEGQQ is encoded by the coding sequence ATGGAGTCCGACGCCCTCTTCTCCCTCGGTGCACCCGCCGGGCCGCGCAGCGCGCCCGCCGGTTCCGCCGGTGTCGACGGCTTCACTCCGGTAGCGGACGATTCGCCCCTGCCCGTCCGGATGCGTCCGGCGAACCTCGACGAACTGGTCGGGCAGGACCACCTGCTCGCCCCCGGTGCGCCGCTGCGGCAACTGGTCTCCGGCGGCGCCCCGATGTCGGTGATCCTCTGGGGACCCCCGGGCAGCGGCAAGACGACAATCGCGCACCTGGTGGCCGCGGCCACCGACCGCCGGTTCGTCGCCATGTCGGCGCTCTCCGCCGGGGTAAAGGACGTCCGGGCGGTGATCGAGACGGCCCGCCGCCAACGCCGCTCGGGCGGCCCGCAGACTGTGCTGTTCATCGACGAGGTGCACCGGTTCAGCAAGACCCAGCAGGATTCCCTGCTCGCCGCCGTCGAGGACCGTACGGTCACGCTGCTGGCCGCGACCACCGAGAACCCGTACTTCTCCGTCATCTCCCCACTGCTGTCGCGGTGTGTGCTGCTCACCCTGCAACCACTGGACGACGAGGCCGTGCGCGGGCTGCTCCGCCGTGCCGTCGCCGACGAGCGCGGCCTGGGCGGCACGCTCACCCTCGCCGCCGAGGCCGAGGACCACCTGGTCCGGCTCGCCGCCGGAGACGTCCGCAAGGCGCTGACCGCGCTGGAGGCGGCGGCGGCCTCCGCCACGGCGCTCGGCGTCGGGCGGATCGACCTCGCCACCGCCGAGCAGGCGGTCGACGTGGCGGCGGTGCGCTACGACCGCGACGGCGACGCCCACTACGACGTGGTCAGCGCGTTCATCAAGAGCATGCGCGGCTCGGACGTGGACGCCGCCGTGCACTGGCTGGCCCGGATGCTGGTCGCCGGGGAGGACGCCCGGTTCATCGCCCGCCGGCTGGTCATCTTCGCCAGCGAGGACGTGGGCATGGCCGACCCGGCCGCGTTGAGCGTGGCCACCGCCGCCGCGCACGCCGTCGAGTACGTCGGGCTGCCGGAGGCGCAGCTCAACCTGGCCCAGGCGGTGATCCACCTGGCCACCGCGCCCAAGTCGAACTCGGCGACCACCGCCATCGGCGCCGCCATCGCAGACGTCCGGGCCGGCAAGGGCGGCCCGGTGCCGCGCGGGCTGCGCGACGCGCACTACGCCGGCGCCCGGGGACTGGGCCACGGCACGGGCTACCGCTACCCGCACGACGACCAGCGCGGCGTGGTCACCCAGCAGTACGTCCCGGACGACCTGGTGGGCACCGACTACTACCGGCCCAGCCCACACGGCGCGGAGCGGTCGGTGGCCACCCGGCTGCCGCTGCTGCGCCGGATCGTGCGCGGGCTGCCGGCTCCGGCGGCCCCGCCGGCCGGATCGCCCGTAACGGCGCAGACCGCGCCGGCGCTTGCCGACGAGAAGGTTCGTCCGGCGGGCACGGCTGGTCCCGGCACGATGCAGGACAGCGGCACGAACGCCGCAGGAGAGGGTCAACAGTGA
- a CDS encoding MFS transporter: MSALTVRQVRRRYLTLYGLRWLPTGLMIPVMILLMQERGLSLPQIGLVSTAQGLLVLALELPTGGLADALGRRPVLLAAGALNLASLSVFAVADSFALFFLVWALQGVYRALDSGPLESWYVDATVAADPEAEYEHGLGYAGTVAGLTIGAGALLSGGLVALGPIGPVSALTVPVLVAILAQAAALVALLVLLVEQRPATGAAALRASVVQAPRMIGEAVGLLRRSRVLLALVAVELFWGFGMVTFESLLPVRLSEVVGDPERAAALLGPANSAAWLASAAGAALTPLLLRWLGAAPGAALLRILQGVTVVGMGLFAGPVGVLVAYLACYTVHGASNPLHSGLLHRQVEGPYRTSVLSLNSMMGQPAGALGGVVLTALAAATSVGIAMVVGAVVLAVAAPLYLPAWRAGRRSVDPSADLPAVPVPAEPPAATR; the protein is encoded by the coding sequence ATGAGCGCGCTGACCGTACGTCAGGTCCGCCGTCGCTACCTCACGCTGTACGGCCTGCGCTGGCTGCCCACCGGCCTGATGATCCCGGTGATGATCCTGCTGATGCAGGAGCGCGGCCTGTCGCTGCCGCAGATCGGCCTGGTCAGCACCGCGCAGGGGCTGCTGGTGCTGGCGCTGGAGCTGCCCACCGGCGGGCTCGCCGACGCCCTTGGCCGCCGTCCGGTGCTGCTCGCCGCCGGAGCGCTCAACCTCGCCTCGCTGTCCGTGTTCGCGGTGGCCGACTCGTTCGCGCTGTTCTTTCTGGTCTGGGCCCTGCAGGGGGTCTACCGGGCGCTGGACAGTGGCCCGCTGGAGTCCTGGTACGTCGACGCCACCGTGGCCGCCGACCCCGAGGCGGAGTACGAGCACGGGCTCGGGTACGCCGGCACCGTCGCCGGGTTGACCATCGGGGCCGGCGCGCTGCTCAGCGGTGGCCTGGTCGCGCTCGGCCCGATCGGGCCGGTCAGCGCGCTCACCGTGCCCGTGCTGGTCGCCATCCTCGCCCAGGCGGCGGCGCTCGTCGCCCTGCTCGTCCTGCTGGTGGAGCAGCGGCCGGCCACCGGAGCGGCCGCACTGCGGGCCTCGGTCGTCCAGGCGCCCCGGATGATCGGCGAGGCCGTCGGGCTGCTGCGCCGCTCCCGGGTGCTGCTGGCCCTGGTGGCGGTGGAGCTGTTCTGGGGCTTCGGCATGGTCACCTTCGAGTCGCTGCTGCCGGTCCGCCTCTCCGAGGTGGTCGGTGACCCGGAACGCGCCGCCGCGCTACTGGGGCCGGCCAACTCGGCCGCCTGGCTCGCCTCGGCGGCCGGCGCGGCGCTGACACCGCTGCTGTTGCGCTGGCTCGGCGCCGCGCCGGGCGCGGCTCTGCTGCGCATCCTGCAGGGCGTCACGGTGGTCGGGATGGGCCTGTTCGCCGGTCCGGTCGGGGTGCTCGTGGCCTACCTGGCCTGCTACACCGTGCACGGCGCGTCCAACCCGCTGCACAGCGGCCTGCTGCACCGGCAGGTCGAGGGCCCGTACCGGACCAGCGTGCTCTCGCTGAACTCGATGATGGGGCAGCCGGCCGGCGCGCTCGGCGGGGTGGTCCTGACCGCGCTCGCCGCCGCCACCAGCGTCGGCATCGCCATGGTGGTCGGCGCGGTGGTGCTGGCCGTCGCCGCCCCGCTCTACCTGCCCGCCTGGCGAGCCGGCCGCCGGTCCGTCGACCCGTCGGCCGACCTGCCCGCGGTCCCCGTACCGGCGGAGCCACCTGCCGCTACGCGTTAG
- a CDS encoding ArsR/SmtB family transcription factor encodes MADDEEAPRPAPREVRIDKRQVRVLAHPLRMRLLGALRVNGPATATTLAELLGTNTGATSYHLRQLADVGLVVEDPDRGSGRQRWWQAAHDVTNWEPTDFDDDPDARAAIEWIQGDQVRLLAESAESWFARQHEWSPAWRDAFGMGDIFMTVPPERLKELQAEVWQVLERYHREADPADPQARPVQVFLAAYPLREGLR; translated from the coding sequence ATGGCGGATGACGAAGAGGCGCCGCGGCCGGCGCCACGTGAGGTACGGATCGACAAGCGGCAGGTCCGGGTGCTGGCACACCCGCTCCGGATGCGGCTCCTCGGCGCCCTGCGGGTGAACGGGCCCGCCACCGCCACCACCCTGGCGGAGCTGCTCGGCACCAACACCGGCGCGACCAGCTACCACCTGCGCCAGCTCGCCGATGTCGGCCTGGTCGTCGAGGATCCCGACCGGGGCAGCGGACGCCAGCGCTGGTGGCAGGCTGCACACGACGTCACCAACTGGGAACCGACCGACTTCGACGACGACCCCGACGCCCGGGCCGCGATCGAGTGGATCCAGGGCGACCAGGTGCGCCTTCTCGCCGAGAGCGCCGAGAGCTGGTTCGCCCGCCAACACGAGTGGTCCCCCGCCTGGCGGGACGCCTTCGGCATGGGCGACATCTTCATGACCGTCCCGCCGGAGCGGCTCAAAGAGCTCCAGGCGGAGGTGTGGCAGGTGCTGGAGCGGTACCACCGCGAGGCCGACCCCGCCGATCCCCAGGCCCGCCCGGTGCAGGTCTTCCTGGCCGCCTACCCGTTGCGCGAGGGCCTCCGATGA
- a CDS encoding sugar nucleotide-binding protein has product MRERVLVVGASGFLGREVCRRAAVGRQVVGTYHSGDVAVPGVAARRLDVTDRAAVRALVAEVRPDAVVSTPYRYDDWTVTADGAAHVAVAAAEVGARLVHVSSDALHGGRAEPYGDDEPPSPVNAYGAAKAAAETAVRAIDPGAALVRTSLILGEGSKQIELCREALAGRVTLFTDMIRCPVDVTDLADAVLELVDGTYAGPLNVAGADAVSRADLGLLVAERFGLDAAGLKTTTCAAAGLAGPGDVRLDCTRAAGLLRTRLRGVSEFLAR; this is encoded by the coding sequence ATGCGGGAGCGGGTGCTGGTCGTCGGGGCCAGCGGTTTTCTCGGGCGCGAGGTCTGCCGGCGGGCGGCGGTCGGGAGGCAGGTGGTCGGGACGTACCACTCCGGTGACGTCGCGGTGCCGGGTGTCGCGGCCCGCCGGCTGGATGTCACCGACCGCGCCGCCGTGCGCGCGCTGGTCGCCGAGGTGCGCCCGGACGCGGTGGTCTCCACCCCCTACCGGTACGACGACTGGACGGTCACCGCCGACGGGGCTGCGCACGTGGCGGTCGCCGCCGCGGAGGTGGGCGCCCGGTTGGTGCACGTGTCCAGCGACGCGTTGCACGGCGGCCGGGCCGAGCCGTACGGCGACGACGAGCCGCCCAGCCCGGTGAACGCGTACGGGGCCGCGAAGGCGGCGGCCGAAACCGCCGTACGGGCGATCGACCCCGGTGCGGCGTTGGTGCGTACCTCGCTGATCCTGGGGGAGGGCAGTAAGCAGATCGAGCTCTGCCGGGAGGCGCTCGCCGGGCGGGTCACCCTGTTCACCGACATGATCCGTTGCCCGGTCGACGTGACCGACCTGGCCGACGCCGTGCTGGAGCTGGTCGACGGCACGTACGCCGGGCCGCTCAACGTGGCCGGCGCGGACGCGGTCAGCCGGGCCGACCTGGGTCTGCTGGTCGCCGAGCGGTTCGGTCTCGACGCGGCCGGGCTGAAGACCACCACCTGCGCCGCCGCCGGGCTGGCCGGCCCCGGCGACGTCCGCCTGGACTGCACCCGTGCTGCCGGCCTGCTGCGTACCCGGCTGCGCGGGGTGTCTGAGTTCCTGGCCCGCTGA